One Serpentinicella alkaliphila DNA segment encodes these proteins:
- a CDS encoding cytochrome c biogenesis CcdA family protein produces the protein MFEVFFKEIIPQAIASKSLIIILIIFAGGIITSLSPCILSMLPVMIGYIAGYGDNSAKTKGFALSTTFVLGMSTTFAILGLVAASLGIVFGQISSVWYYILATVAIIMGLNLLGVISFNIPGIKKMPVVLTGYLGAYVMGLFFGLAASPCATPVLAVIMTYVALEGELVFGALLLFIYGIGHGLPLILAGTFTVLLKKLPKLERYTQYINYFSGGILILLGLWLLIRVSW, from the coding sequence ATGTTTGAAGTGTTCTTTAAAGAAATAATACCTCAGGCCATAGCCAGTAAATCGCTGATAATAATATTAATTATTTTTGCTGGTGGGATAATAACAAGTCTAAGCCCCTGTATATTATCAATGCTACCTGTAATGATTGGTTACATAGCTGGATATGGTGATAATTCAGCTAAAACTAAAGGTTTTGCTCTTTCTACTACCTTTGTACTTGGGATGTCAACTACTTTTGCTATTCTTGGATTAGTTGCTGCTTCTTTAGGTATTGTATTTGGTCAAATTAGTTCAGTCTGGTATTATATATTAGCAACAGTTGCAATTATAATGGGGTTAAATCTTTTAGGAGTAATTAGCTTTAATATTCCAGGAATTAAAAAAATGCCTGTTGTGTTAACTGGATATTTAGGGGCTTATGTTATGGGACTATTTTTTGGCCTAGCTGCATCTCCCTGTGCTACGCCTGTACTTGCAGTTATTATGACTTACGTAGCTTTAGAAGGGGAATTGGTTTTTGGTGCACTTTTGCTTTTTATCTACGGAATAGGTCATGGACTTCCATTGATTTTAGCAGGAACATTTACTGTTCTATTAAAAAAGCTACCTAAATTAGAGCGCTATACTCAATATATTAACTACTTTAGCGGAGGAATACTTATACTACTAGGATTATGGTTACTCATCCGGGTCAGTTGGTAA
- a CDS encoding heparan-alpha-glucosaminide N-acetyltransferase translates to MSNNRSRIWELDFLKGVALILMIYFHIIFDLREYYGFNINYSEGINFYIGRFSAILFMLLSGISCSLSKNNLQRGLRLVGLALFITLATTLAGPDYSIKFGILHLLGISIIFYEFIRKLNTNFLALLAGLTIWLGTIFIDSRTELGFLFPIGLINMNFYSADYYPLFPWFGVFLLGAIVGKALYSNKSGYVKFNNNKNIVNKLGQRTLVIYLIHQPLILVVLRVLLNGNE, encoded by the coding sequence ATGTCGAATAACAGGAGTCGTATTTGGGAGTTAGACTTTTTAAAGGGTGTTGCCCTTATTTTAATGATATATTTTCATATTATATTTGATTTAAGAGAATATTATGGTTTTAATATTAATTATAGTGAAGGAATTAATTTTTACATTGGAAGATTTTCAGCCATATTATTTATGCTTCTTTCAGGAATAAGCTGTTCATTATCTAAAAATAATCTTCAAAGAGGACTAAGATTAGTTGGATTGGCTCTATTTATAACTTTAGCCACAACTTTAGCTGGTCCTGATTATAGTATAAAGTTTGGTATTTTACATTTACTAGGTATTAGTATTATATTTTATGAGTTTATTAGAAAACTAAATACTAACTTTTTGGCTTTGCTTGCAGGCTTAACAATTTGGCTTGGAACTATATTTATAGATTCTAGAACTGAGCTGGGATTCCTATTTCCAATTGGACTAATTAATATGAACTTCTACTCAGCTGATTATTATCCGCTTTTTCCATGGTTTGGAGTATTTTTATTAGGAGCCATAGTAGGTAAAGCGCTGTATTCTAATAAATCAGGTTATGTTAAATTTAATAACAATAAAAATATAGTTAATAAACTTGGTCAAAGGACGTTGGTTATATATTTAATTCACCAACCACTAATTTTAGTTGTTCTAAGGGTATTGCTTAATGGAAATGAATAA